A part of Streptomyces sp. NBC_01497 genomic DNA contains:
- a CDS encoding SGNH/GDSL hydrolase family protein, translated as MARRIATGAAFGGGGIGLIGAAGVGVLLAEVQLAKRRVGSPDAPVPANGNGWYGLGYGQADALRLGMLGDSLAAGQGVRRVGQTPGALVASGLAAVAERPVDLINVALPGARSNDLDRQVTLMLSDPSRLPDVCVIMIGANDVTHRMAPTQSVRYLSASVRRLRTAGAEVVVATCPDLGTVEPVYQPLRWLARRTSRQLAAAQTIVTVEQGGRTVSLGDLLGPEFEAHPGEMFGPDHYHPSVDGYATAAMAVLPTVCATLGLWPETDRLDVLRDENMLPVAKAASEAASRGGTEVTGARAPWALLKHRRRRHVVTQQEPAPREAHQES; from the coding sequence GTGGCGCGACGAATCGCGACAGGCGCGGCTTTCGGAGGCGGAGGCATCGGTCTGATCGGTGCGGCGGGGGTGGGCGTGCTACTGGCGGAGGTACAGCTCGCCAAGAGACGGGTGGGCAGTCCTGACGCCCCGGTACCCGCCAACGGGAACGGCTGGTACGGGCTCGGATACGGCCAGGCGGACGCACTTCGCCTGGGAATGCTGGGGGACTCCCTGGCCGCGGGACAGGGGGTGCGGCGGGTCGGCCAGACGCCGGGGGCGCTGGTGGCGTCGGGGCTCGCGGCGGTGGCGGAACGGCCGGTGGACCTGATCAACGTGGCGCTGCCCGGCGCCCGCTCCAACGACCTGGACCGCCAGGTCACGCTGATGCTCTCCGACCCGTCCAGGCTGCCGGACGTCTGCGTGATCATGATCGGCGCGAACGACGTGACGCACCGGATGGCGCCCACCCAGTCCGTGCGGTACCTGTCGGCGTCGGTGCGGCGGCTGCGCACGGCGGGCGCGGAGGTGGTGGTCGCGACGTGCCCGGACCTGGGCACGGTCGAACCCGTCTACCAGCCGCTGCGCTGGCTCGCGCGCCGTACGAGCCGGCAGCTGGCGGCGGCGCAGACGATCGTCACGGTCGAGCAGGGCGGGCGCACGGTGTCGCTGGGTGACCTGCTGGGCCCCGAGTTCGAGGCGCACCCGGGCGAGATGTTCGGCCCGGATCACTACCACCCGTCGGTCGACGGGTACGCGACGGCGGCGATGGCCGTCCTGCCGACGGTCTGCGCGACGCTGGGCCTGTGGCCGGAGACGGACCGGCTGGACGTGCTGCGCGACGAGAACATGCTGCCGGTCGCCAAGGCCGCGTCCGAGGCGGCGTCGCGGGGTGGCACGGAGGTCACCGGTGCGCGCGCTCCCTGGGCGCTGCTGAAGCACCGCCGCAGGCGCCATGTCGTGACGCAGCAGGAACCGGCTCCGCGCGAGGCGCACCAGGAGTCGTGA
- a CDS encoding acetyl-CoA C-acetyltransferase encodes MPEAVIVSAARSPIGRAFKGSLKELRPDDLTATIIKTALDKIPALDPHDIDDLMLGCGLPGGEQGHNLARIVAVQMGMDHLPGCTITRYCSSSLQTSRMALHAIKAGEGDVFISAGVEMVSRSVKGTSDGMPDTHNPLFASAEARTVEVAQSTGADWHDPRADGLFPDPYIAMGQTAENLARLKGVTRQEMDEFGVRSQNLAEEALKNGFWEREITPVTLPDGTVVAKDDGPRAGVTVDGVAGLKPVFRPDGRVTAGNCCPLNDGAAALVIMSDTKAAQLGLTPLARIVSTGVTGLSPEIMGLGPVEASRQALKRAGLSVGDIDLVEINEAFAAQVIPSYQDLGIPLEKLNVNGGAIAVGHPFGMTGARITGTLINSLQFHDKQFGLETMCVGGGQGMAMVIERLS; translated from the coding sequence ATGCCAGAAGCCGTGATCGTCTCAGCCGCCCGCTCCCCCATCGGGCGGGCCTTCAAGGGATCGCTCAAGGAACTGCGTCCCGACGACCTGACCGCCACGATCATCAAGACCGCGCTCGACAAGATCCCCGCGCTCGACCCGCACGACATCGACGACCTGATGCTCGGCTGCGGCCTGCCCGGCGGCGAGCAGGGCCACAACCTGGCGCGCATCGTGGCCGTGCAGATGGGGATGGACCACCTTCCCGGCTGCACGATCACCCGGTACTGCTCGTCCTCGCTGCAGACCTCGCGGATGGCGCTGCACGCGATCAAGGCCGGCGAGGGTGACGTCTTCATCTCGGCCGGTGTCGAGATGGTGTCCCGGTCGGTGAAGGGCACGAGCGACGGCATGCCGGACACGCACAACCCCCTGTTCGCGAGCGCCGAGGCCCGTACCGTCGAGGTCGCGCAGTCCACCGGCGCCGACTGGCACGACCCGCGCGCGGACGGGCTGTTCCCCGACCCGTACATCGCCATGGGCCAGACCGCGGAGAACCTCGCCCGGCTGAAGGGCGTGACGCGCCAGGAGATGGACGAGTTCGGCGTCCGGTCGCAGAACCTCGCCGAGGAAGCCCTCAAGAACGGCTTCTGGGAGCGCGAGATCACGCCCGTCACGCTGCCGGACGGCACCGTCGTGGCCAAGGACGACGGCCCGCGTGCCGGTGTCACCGTGGACGGCGTCGCGGGTCTGAAGCCGGTGTTCCGCCCCGACGGCCGGGTCACCGCGGGCAACTGCTGCCCGCTGAACGACGGCGCGGCCGCGCTCGTGATCATGTCCGACACGAAGGCGGCCCAGCTGGGCCTCACTCCGCTCGCCCGCATCGTCTCCACCGGCGTGACCGGCCTGTCGCCGGAGATCATGGGTCTCGGTCCCGTCGAGGCGTCCCGGCAGGCGCTGAAGCGGGCCGGGCTGTCCGTGGGCGACATCGACCTGGTGGAGATCAACGAGGCCTTCGCGGCGCAGGTCATCCCGTCCTACCAGGACCTGGGCATCCCGCTGGAGAAGCTGAACGTGAACGGCGGCGCCATCGCGGTCGGCCACCCCTTCGGCATGACGGGCGCGCGCATCACGGGCACGCTGATCAACAGCCTCCAGTTCCACGACAAGCAGTTCGGCCTGGAGACGATGTGCGTGGGCGGCGGCCAGGGCATGGCCATGGTCATCGAGCGGCTGAGCTGA
- a CDS encoding S53 family peptidase has protein sequence MIPSPAPSPCPSVPLPGGSRDDLPKDTGPVAPAAGDQAGFTVVLRRRAALPRDLVHGTGTVGREELAARFGADPADVEEVRRTVEDAGLTVTDVHEGSRRMTVSGPAGPAGPAGPVGALLGGEPPAVPGTGRGAGTAGQRARTGELSGQATLADRVVAVLGTGDRPHGRPLLRRLTEGTHRPGTPRGDAAAISYTPPQLAEAYGFPAGTDGRGRIAALVEFGGGYDEAELGTYFRELGLRPPAVRSVSVAGAVNSPGTDEDADGEVQLDIEVLGALAPGAELVVYFAPGTMRGYVEAVSAAVHASPTPTVLSISWGAPEDRWTPQSLAALEEALADAAALGITVCAAAGDTGSTDGERDGRPHLDYPGSSPHVLSVGGTSLRMGAGAGNGAGSAAVPHAVETVWNALAVGGGATGGGRSATFPLPLWQRLHHRRTHQRQHPGQGHDHGQGPADRRGVPDVAAVADPSTGYRIRVGGKATTLGGTSAAAPLWAALVCRLSEALDAPLGLLPPLLYALEAQTAPAPLTDITSGGNGDYEAAAGWDPCTGLGTPHGTALLNHLRATRG, from the coding sequence ATGATCCCCTCGCCTGCCCCCTCGCCCTGCCCCAGTGTGCCGCTCCCCGGCGGCTCGCGCGACGACCTCCCGAAGGACACCGGGCCCGTCGCGCCCGCCGCCGGCGATCAGGCCGGCTTCACCGTCGTGCTGCGGCGCAGGGCGGCCCTCCCCCGCGACCTCGTGCACGGGACGGGGACCGTCGGACGCGAGGAGTTGGCGGCCAGGTTCGGCGCGGACCCGGCCGATGTGGAGGAGGTGCGGCGCACCGTCGAGGACGCCGGGCTGACGGTGACGGACGTTCACGAGGGCTCGCGGCGGATGACCGTGTCGGGCCCGGCGGGCCCGGCGGGCCCGGCGGGCCCGGTCGGCGCGCTGCTCGGCGGCGAACCGCCTGCGGTGCCCGGAACGGGCCGCGGTGCGGGCACGGCCGGGCAGCGCGCCCGCACCGGGGAGCTGTCCGGGCAGGCGACGCTCGCGGACCGGGTCGTCGCGGTGCTCGGAACGGGCGACCGGCCGCACGGCAGGCCCCTGCTGCGCAGACTGACAGAGGGCACACACCGGCCGGGGACGCCACGCGGTGACGCGGCGGCAATCTCGTACACCCCACCGCAGTTGGCCGAGGCGTACGGCTTCCCGGCGGGCACGGACGGCCGTGGCCGGATCGCCGCGCTGGTGGAGTTCGGCGGCGGGTACGACGAGGCCGAGCTCGGGACGTACTTCCGCGAACTCGGCCTGCGGCCCCCGGCCGTACGGTCGGTGAGCGTGGCGGGCGCCGTGAACAGCCCCGGCACGGACGAGGACGCGGACGGCGAGGTCCAGCTCGACATCGAGGTGCTCGGCGCGCTGGCACCCGGCGCTGAGCTCGTCGTCTACTTCGCCCCCGGCACGATGCGCGGCTATGTCGAGGCGGTGTCGGCGGCCGTGCACGCGAGCCCGACACCGACGGTGCTCTCCATCAGCTGGGGTGCGCCGGAGGACCGGTGGACACCGCAGTCCCTCGCCGCACTGGAGGAGGCGCTCGCCGACGCGGCGGCGCTGGGCATCACGGTCTGCGCGGCGGCGGGCGACACGGGCAGCACCGACGGCGAGCGGGACGGCAGGCCGCACCTGGACTATCCGGGGTCGAGTCCGCACGTACTGTCGGTGGGCGGCACCTCCCTGCGTATGGGTGCCGGGGCCGGGAACGGAGCGGGTTCCGCGGCTGTTCCCCATGCCGTCGAGACCGTCTGGAACGCGCTGGCGGTGGGCGGCGGGGCCACGGGCGGCGGACGCAGCGCGACCTTTCCGCTGCCCCTGTGGCAGCGGCTGCACCATCGTCGGACGCACCAGCGGCAACACCCTGGGCAGGGCCACGACCACGGCCAGGGCCCCGCCGACCGTCGCGGCGTGCCGGACGTGGCGGCGGTCGCCGACCCCTCGACCGGCTACCGCATACGTGTCGGCGGCAAGGCGACCACGCTCGGCGGAACCAGTGCGGCCGCCCCGCTGTGGGCGGCCCTGGTCTGCCGCCTGAGCGAGGCGCTCGACGCCCCGCTCGGCCTGCTTCCGCCGCTGCTGTACGCGCTGGAGGCGCAGACGGCGCCCGCGCCGCTGACGGACATCACGTCGGGCGGCAACGGCGACTACGAGGCGGCCGCCGGCTGGGACCCCTGCACCGGCCTGGGCACCCCGCACGGCACTGCGCTCCTGAACCACCTGCGGGCGACGCGCGGCTGA
- a CDS encoding cystathionine beta-synthase encodes MQFHESMISLVGNTPLVRLRSVTSGIQATVLAKVEYFNPGGSVKDRIALRMIEAAERSGELRPGGTIVEPTSGNTGVGLAIVAQQKGYKCLFVCPDKVSTDKINVLRAYGAEVVVCPTAVDPDHPDSYYNVSDRLVRETPDAWKPDQYSNVNNPLSHYETTGPELWKQTDGRITHFVAGVGTGGTISGTGRYLKEISADRAEGPVRIIGADPEGSVYSGGSGRPYLVEGVGEDFWPSAYDSTVTDDIVAVSDKDSFQMTRRLAKEEGLLVGGSCGMAVVAALKVAEGLGPDDVVVVLLPDSGRGYLSKIFNDEWMNDYGFLEHGGGSASVGDVLRHKEGAIPTLVHMHPDETVGEAIEVLREYGVSQMPIVKPGAGHPDVMAAEVVGSVVERELLDALFAKRATLTDALERHMSAPLPQVGSGEPVGDLMAVLSGTGREGADAAIVLVEGKPTGVVSRQDLLSFLSVDGR; translated from the coding sequence GTGCAATTCCACGAATCGATGATCAGTCTTGTCGGCAATACCCCGCTGGTGAGACTGCGCAGCGTGACCTCGGGCATTCAGGCGACTGTTCTGGCCAAGGTCGAGTACTTCAATCCCGGCGGCTCGGTGAAGGACCGCATCGCCCTCCGCATGATCGAGGCGGCCGAGCGCAGCGGCGAGCTGCGCCCCGGCGGCACGATCGTCGAGCCCACGAGCGGCAACACGGGTGTCGGCCTGGCCATCGTGGCGCAGCAGAAGGGCTACAAATGCCTCTTCGTCTGCCCCGACAAGGTCTCCACCGACAAGATCAACGTGCTGCGGGCCTACGGCGCCGAGGTCGTCGTCTGCCCGACCGCGGTCGACCCGGACCACCCCGACTCGTACTACAACGTGTCCGACCGCCTGGTACGGGAGACCCCCGACGCCTGGAAGCCGGACCAGTACAGCAACGTGAACAACCCCCTCTCGCACTACGAGACGACCGGGCCCGAGCTGTGGAAGCAGACCGACGGCCGCATCACGCACTTCGTGGCGGGCGTCGGCACCGGCGGCACCATCTCCGGGACCGGCCGCTACCTCAAGGAGATCAGCGCGGACCGTGCCGAGGGACCGGTGCGCATCATCGGCGCCGACCCCGAGGGCTCCGTGTACTCGGGCGGGTCGGGACGTCCGTACCTGGTCGAGGGCGTGGGTGAGGACTTCTGGCCGAGCGCCTACGACAGCACGGTGACGGACGACATCGTCGCCGTCTCCGACAAGGACTCCTTCCAGATGACGCGCCGCCTCGCCAAGGAGGAGGGCCTGCTGGTCGGCGGGTCCTGCGGGATGGCGGTCGTCGCGGCGCTGAAGGTCGCGGAGGGGCTCGGCCCCGACGACGTGGTGGTCGTGCTGCTGCCGGACAGCGGGCGCGGCTACCTCAGCAAGATCTTCAACGACGAGTGGATGAACGACTACGGCTTCCTGGAGCACGGCGGCGGTTCCGCCAGCGTCGGCGACGTCCTGCGGCACAAGGAGGGCGCGATCCCGACACTCGTCCACATGCACCCCGACGAGACGGTCGGCGAGGCCATCGAGGTGCTGCGGGAGTACGGCGTCTCGCAGATGCCGATCGTCAAGCCCGGCGCGGGCCACCCCGACGTGATGGCGGCGGAGGTCGTCGGCTCGGTCGTCGAGCGCGAACTGCTCGACGCCCTGTTCGCGAAGCGCGCCACCCTGACGGACGCGCTGGAACGCCACATGTCGGCGCCGCTGCCGCAGGTCGGCTCGGGCGAGCCGGTCGGGGACCTCATGGCGGTGCTGAGCGGCACCGGACGCGAGGGGGCCGACGCGGCGATCGTCCTGGTGGAGGGCAAGCCGACGGGCGTCGTGAGCCGGCAGGACCTGCTGTCGTTCCTGTCGGTGGACGGGCGGTAG
- a CDS encoding polysaccharide deacetylase family protein, translating into MPQHIASSAPARLLAGVAAVACLVPVLSACGASYPVTSPKAARDAAKGVPAAPATPAVTGRARTGVGAAPGSAAAIAAGRPGAVDCRKVKCVALSFDAGPSPYTPAVLKSLEKYHAHATFMTLGKNHVLKHPDLVRQEAAAGMEIGNHTWTHQILTKIKPAEARRELKLDQDAVKKITGKAPTLMRPPQGRTDEDVTKVCRELGLSQVLWSVTAKDYKTKDSAVIRQRVLEQTRRDGIILLHDIYPGTAPALPGILSALDQKGYTVVTVSQLLWPAKPVPGEVYRPDKP; encoded by the coding sequence ATGCCCCAGCACATAGCCTCCTCGGCCCCCGCACGGCTCCTCGCCGGCGTCGCGGCCGTCGCGTGCCTCGTCCCCGTCCTCAGCGCCTGCGGCGCGTCCTACCCCGTGACCAGCCCCAAGGCCGCGCGGGACGCCGCCAAGGGCGTTCCCGCGGCCCCCGCCACGCCCGCCGTCACCGGCAGGGCCAGGACCGGGGTCGGCGCGGCGCCCGGCAGCGCCGCCGCGATCGCGGCAGGCCGACCGGGGGCGGTGGACTGCCGGAAGGTGAAGTGCGTGGCGCTCAGCTTCGACGCGGGCCCCAGCCCGTACACGCCCGCGGTCCTGAAGTCGCTGGAGAAGTACCACGCGCACGCCACGTTCATGACCCTCGGCAAGAACCACGTCCTCAAGCACCCGGACCTGGTGCGGCAGGAGGCCGCCGCCGGGATGGAGATCGGCAACCACACCTGGACGCACCAGATCCTGACCAAGATCAAGCCGGCCGAGGCGCGCAGGGAACTCAAGCTCGACCAGGACGCGGTCAAGAAGATCACCGGCAAGGCGCCCACCCTGATGCGCCCGCCGCAGGGCCGCACCGACGAGGACGTCACGAAGGTCTGCCGCGAGCTGGGCCTGTCCCAGGTGCTGTGGAGCGTCACCGCCAAGGACTACAAGACGAAGGACTCGGCCGTCATCCGGCAGCGTGTCCTCGAACAGACCCGGCGCGACGGCATCATCCTGCTGCACGACATCTACCCCGGCACAGCGCCCGCGCTGCCGGGGATCCTCTCCGCGCTGGACCAGAAGGGCTACACCGTCGTCACCGTCTCCCAGCTGCTGTGGCCGGCCAAGCCCGTGCCGGGTGAGGTCTACCGCCCGGACAAGCCGTGA
- a CDS encoding DUF4287 domain-containing protein, producing the protein MSLVFSEETHRNLLSHIPQCTGRGVSEWLRALDEGPALVRFEEKVSWLRGEHDLSYGHAKAIVHEHDLRRAARRLL; encoded by the coding sequence ATGTCCCTTGTCTTCTCCGAAGAGACCCATCGCAATCTGCTCTCCCACATCCCGCAGTGCACCGGCCGAGGCGTCTCGGAGTGGCTGCGTGCGCTCGACGAAGGTCCGGCCCTCGTCCGCTTCGAGGAGAAGGTCAGCTGGCTGCGTGGCGAGCACGACCTCTCCTACGGACACGCGAAGGCGATCGTCCACGAACACGATCTGAGGCGGGCGGCCCGCCGTCTGCTCTGA
- a CDS encoding Bax inhibitor-1/YccA family protein has product MRSSNPVFSRRGFTRDTGARAGYAGFNTAPRTGGTAVGTDPYATNPCAADPYGQRTAARSGAMTIDDVVSRTALTLGTVVVTAVLSWLLLPVDAANVNKSYGIAAGAALVALVLGLIQSFKRRPTPALILAYAAFEGVFLGVLSSVVSTYIASGVVVQAVLGTMAVFAGTLIAYKMRWIRVTNRFYRFVTAAAIGFLILMAVNLLFSVFTHGDGLGFRSGGLGVAFGIVGILLGACFLALDFKQVEDGVAYGAPREEAWLAAFGLTMTLVWIYLEVLRVLSILQSNN; this is encoded by the coding sequence ATGAGAAGCAGCAACCCGGTCTTCTCACGACGGGGCTTCACCCGCGACACCGGCGCGCGCGCCGGGTACGCGGGGTTCAACACGGCGCCCCGGACCGGGGGCACCGCCGTTGGCACCGACCCGTACGCGACGAACCCGTGCGCGGCCGACCCCTACGGGCAGCGGACCGCCGCCCGGTCCGGCGCCATGACGATCGACGACGTCGTCTCCCGCACGGCCCTCACGCTCGGCACGGTCGTCGTCACGGCCGTCCTGTCGTGGCTGCTGCTGCCGGTGGACGCGGCGAACGTCAACAAGTCCTACGGCATCGCTGCCGGGGCCGCGCTCGTCGCGCTGGTCCTCGGCCTGATCCAGTCCTTCAAGCGCCGGCCGACGCCGGCGCTGATCCTCGCGTACGCGGCGTTCGAGGGCGTCTTCCTCGGGGTGCTGAGCAGCGTCGTCAGCACGTACATCGCGTCGGGAGTCGTCGTCCAGGCCGTCCTCGGCACGATGGCGGTCTTCGCGGGCACGCTCATCGCGTACAAGATGCGCTGGATCCGCGTCACGAACCGCTTCTACCGGTTCGTGACGGCCGCGGCGATCGGCTTCCTGATCCTGATGGCCGTGAACCTGCTGTTCTCCGTCTTCACCCACGGCGACGGGCTGGGCTTCCGCAGCGGCGGTCTCGGCGTCGCCTTCGGCATCGTCGGCATCCTGCTCGGCGCTTGCTTCCTGGCGCTCGACTTCAAGCAGGTCGAGGACGGCGTCGCCTACGGCGCGCCCCGCGAGGAGGCGTGGCTCGCGGCCTTCGGGCTGACGATGACACTGGTGTGGATCTACCTTGAGGTCCTGCGGGTGCTGTCGATCCTGCAAAGCAACAACTGA
- a CDS encoding MurR/RpiR family transcriptional regulator, translating to MSDTPAERLQRLFEGHRLTPAQRRIAHSMVRRAGEAPFLSSVELAELAGVSQPSVTRFAVALGFDGYPALRRHLREVAPSAPPETSHQDAECNAYQQAVLGEIDNLRELAALLADPTPVERAGRLLAASRPLPVLGLRAASSQARGFAYFAAKVHPDVRLLDEGGSMLVDRLDAARRSGATALMCFALPRHPREVVEALAHAREIGLTVVTVADSSFAPVAPYSDVLIPAAVGTGLAFDTVCAPMLLGRVLLEAMCDELPDAPTRLEEFDAAALARGLFAE from the coding sequence ATGAGCGACACCCCCGCCGAGCGGTTGCAGCGCCTCTTCGAGGGGCACCGCCTGACCCCCGCGCAGCGTCGCATCGCGCACAGCATGGTGCGCCGGGCCGGTGAGGCGCCGTTCCTCTCCAGCGTCGAGCTGGCCGAACTGGCCGGGGTGAGCCAGCCCTCCGTCACGCGGTTCGCCGTCGCGCTCGGTTTCGACGGGTACCCCGCGCTGCGCAGGCATCTGCGCGAGGTCGCGCCCTCCGCACCGCCGGAGACGAGCCACCAGGACGCCGAGTGCAACGCGTACCAGCAGGCCGTGCTCGGCGAGATCGACAACCTGCGCGAACTCGCCGCGCTGCTGGCCGACCCCACTCCCGTGGAACGGGCCGGCCGGCTGCTCGCCGCGTCCCGGCCGCTCCCCGTGCTCGGCCTGCGCGCGGCCTCCTCGCAGGCGCGTGGATTCGCGTACTTCGCGGCCAAGGTGCACCCCGATGTGCGCCTGCTGGACGAGGGCGGCAGCATGCTCGTCGACCGGCTCGACGCCGCCCGCCGCAGCGGGGCCACCGCGCTCATGTGCTTCGCCCTGCCGCGCCACCCGCGCGAGGTGGTCGAGGCGTTGGCGCACGCGCGGGAGATCGGGCTGACCGTGGTGACCGTCGCCGACTCCTCGTTCGCGCCGGTCGCCCCGTACAGCGATGTCCTCATCCCGGCCGCCGTCGGCACCGGACTCGCCTTCGACACGGTGTGCGCACCCATGCTCCTCGGGCGCGTGCTGCTGGAAGCGATGTGCGACGAACTGCCGGACGCACCCACCCGGCTGGAGGAGTTCGACGCGGCCGCCCTCGCCCGCGGGCTCTTCGCCGAGTGA
- a CDS encoding diaminopimelate decarboxylase, protein MGKTETDMTDIQDRGAAAAARRHRAVRAAVVEGLISDEQPVVGLLDVAGIRESVATLRTAFEEALPAGTPVLHAFAVKASPLVPVVRLLRELGVGAEVASPGELALARAAGMPAASVVLDSPAKTTGELREALSLGIAVNADNRQELARLDALVAELGTRSPIGVRVNPQTGTGSIGALSTATSTSKFGVALRDPGAREWVVRAYTERPWLTRLHAHSGSQGVPLALIAEGIKALYELAEEINTAAGRQQVDTLDIGGGLPVNFASEEHTPGYADYVRVLKETVPGLFDGRYGLVTEFGRSLLAKHGTILAKVEYTKSAGARPIAVTHAGVQVATRTVYAPESWPLRIAAYDAKGEPRTGEPVAQDVAGPACFAGDLLATDRPLPLIEQGDVVAALDTGAYYFAHHYAYNSLPRPGVYGFTAPEAQTADGPVGFATVRTPQTVEEIVAESGAEHTDALLP, encoded by the coding sequence ATGGGCAAGACAGAGACCGACATGACCGACATACAGGACCGGGGTGCGGCGGCGGCCGCCCGACGGCACCGCGCGGTGCGCGCCGCCGTCGTCGAGGGCCTGATCAGTGACGAGCAGCCCGTCGTGGGCCTGCTCGACGTGGCGGGCATCCGGGAGTCCGTCGCCACACTGCGCACCGCGTTCGAAGAGGCCCTTCCCGCCGGCACGCCGGTGCTGCACGCCTTCGCCGTCAAGGCGTCGCCGCTCGTGCCCGTCGTGCGCCTGCTGCGGGAACTGGGCGTCGGCGCCGAGGTGGCGAGCCCCGGAGAGCTGGCGCTGGCGCGCGCCGCCGGGATGCCCGCCGCATCGGTCGTGCTGGACTCCCCCGCGAAGACGACCGGCGAGCTGCGGGAGGCCCTGTCCCTCGGCATCGCGGTCAACGCCGACAACCGGCAGGAGCTGGCGCGCCTCGACGCCCTCGTCGCGGAGCTCGGCACGCGCTCCCCGATCGGCGTCCGGGTCAACCCGCAGACCGGCACCGGATCGATCGGCGCGCTGTCCACGGCGACGTCGACCTCGAAGTTCGGCGTGGCACTGCGGGACCCGGGCGCCCGGGAGTGGGTCGTCCGGGCCTACACGGAGCGGCCGTGGCTGACTCGCCTGCACGCGCACTCCGGCTCCCAGGGGGTGCCGCTGGCGCTGATCGCCGAGGGCATCAAGGCGCTGTACGAGCTGGCCGAGGAGATCAACACCGCGGCCGGCCGGCAGCAGGTCGACACGCTCGACATCGGAGGCGGCCTCCCGGTGAACTTCGCCTCCGAGGAGCACACGCCCGGTTACGCGGACTACGTGCGCGTCCTGAAGGAGACGGTGCCGGGGCTGTTCGACGGCAGGTACGGGCTGGTGACGGAGTTCGGCAGGTCGCTGCTCGCCAAGCACGGCACGATCCTCGCGAAGGTCGAGTACACGAAGTCGGCGGGCGCCCGTCCGATCGCCGTGACGCACGCGGGCGTGCAGGTGGCGACCCGCACGGTGTACGCCCCCGAGTCGTGGCCGCTGCGGATCGCCGCGTACGACGCGAAGGGCGAGCCGCGTACGGGCGAGCCGGTCGCGCAGGACGTGGCGGGCCCGGCCTGCTTCGCGGGCGACCTGCTCGCGACCGACCGCCCGCTGCCCCTGATCGAGCAGGGCGACGTGGTCGCGGCGCTGGACACCGGGGCGTACTACTTCGCGCACCACTACGCGTACAACAGCCTGCCGCGGCCGGGCGTGTACGGCTTCACGGCCCCTGAGGCACAGACGGCGGACGGGCCGGTCGGCTTCGCGACGGTCCGCACCCCGCAGACGGTCGAGGAGATCGTCGCCGAGTCGGGCGCGGAGCACACGGACGCACTGCTGCCGTAG
- a CDS encoding roadblock/LC7 domain-containing protein gives MRRTLRQRAERRQLMTAEADVLGELRRLRACLPQVTGALAASADGLVLAQETAGNQAEGVAALTAAALGVAQRLTETTGQGDFRELLVRGERGYVATYAAGSSAVLTLLAEPRTNVGRLHLEARRSSARIGELVDGALDRLENA, from the coding sequence ATGAGGCGCACGTTGCGGCAACGCGCCGAGAGGAGACAGCTGATGACGGCAGAGGCCGATGTGCTCGGCGAGCTGAGACGCCTCAGGGCCTGCCTCCCCCAGGTGACGGGAGCGCTCGCGGCGAGCGCCGACGGACTGGTGCTCGCCCAGGAGACCGCGGGCAACCAGGCGGAGGGCGTGGCCGCTCTGACCGCCGCCGCACTGGGTGTGGCGCAGCGTCTGACGGAGACCACGGGGCAGGGCGACTTCCGCGAACTCCTCGTACGAGGTGAGCGCGGCTACGTCGCGACCTACGCGGCGGGCTCGTCGGCGGTGCTGACGCTGCTGGCCGAACCGCGGACCAACGTGGGCCGGTTGCACCTGGAGGCCCGCAGGTCGAGCGCGCGGATCGGTGAGTTGGTGGACGGCGCCCTCGACCGATTGGAGAACGCCTGA
- a CDS encoding transcriptional regulator has product MLLRLAEERATGALLRDHGTLYLSEGRIVHAESPTAPGVDVLLMAGGRLPRTGWQEAVDKAGARREVARFLVDSGRVGGGEMEICHLGALFDAAFFALAPGSGPTRFRYGVAHWFGTVRPVSAAAVERETLRRRELLDSVWPYASVDTAPVTAREPAPGQSVPRRQRDVLALADGTKSPAAIAWALGRPAFHILLDIRRLAAAGLVDTPQDPLPPPESTGAVPAWVATLSGDPDIALLRRLRDALEATL; this is encoded by the coding sequence ATGCTGCTGCGCCTCGCCGAGGAACGCGCCACAGGGGCGCTGCTGCGCGATCACGGGACCCTCTACCTCTCCGAGGGCCGGATCGTCCACGCGGAGAGCCCCACGGCGCCCGGCGTCGACGTCCTGCTCATGGCGGGCGGCCGGCTGCCGCGCACCGGCTGGCAGGAGGCCGTCGACAAGGCCGGCGCCCGCCGCGAGGTCGCCCGCTTCCTGGTCGACAGCGGCCGGGTCGGCGGCGGTGAGATGGAGATATGCCACCTGGGCGCGCTGTTCGACGCGGCGTTCTTCGCACTCGCCCCCGGCAGTGGGCCGACCCGGTTCCGCTATGGGGTCGCGCACTGGTTCGGCACCGTGCGTCCCGTGTCCGCGGCGGCCGTCGAGCGCGAGACGCTCCGCCGCCGCGAACTCCTCGACAGCGTCTGGCCCTACGCGAGTGTCGACACCGCGCCGGTGACGGCCCGCGAGCCCGCGCCCGGCCAGAGCGTGCCGCGCAGGCAGCGTGACGTACTCGCCCTGGCTGACGGCACCAAGTCGCCCGCGGCCATCGCCTGGGCGCTCGGCCGCCCCGCCTTCCACATCCTCCTGGACATCCGCAGGCTCGCCGCGGCCGGGCTGGTGGACACCCCGCAGGACCCGCTCCCGCCGCCGGAGTCGACCGGGGCCGTGCCCGCCTGGGTCGCGACGCTCTCCGGCGATCCCGACATCGCCCTGCTGCGCAGGCTGCGCGACGCCCTGGAGGCAACCCTGTGA